A part of Myxococcales bacterium genomic DNA contains:
- a CDS encoding leucyl aminopeptidase: protein MTVKFTLRATDPTKESADVLALFVWSLDGTKRKGKGSLDAVDKALGGQLSKLIKKDEFKGKRDQVVSLPTLGKLKADRVIIYGLGDPEKLTDGDLRTVGAKVGRAANADKAKRLVVALPDGLEARARFVVEGIELGAYRFSKYLTGDRKPKADLGHVTLAVEGKVSASMKASVELAQHVAAGVNIARDLSNEPPNVIYPDSLAEFAEKMAKGSGLAIKVFDYKEIVRRGMKLLQAVGQGSERKPCLVHMSWTPAKPKKRIVFVGKGVTFDSGGLSIKPGAGMGEMKHDMSGAANVVGLMHIIAALKPDVEVHGIFAAAENMPDGAAYRPGDIFSSLDGKSVEIVNTDAEGRLVLADAMAYARELEPDLFVDNATLTGACVVALGNTCSGWYAATEEAATAFQAAVKVSGENMWRMPLLEELRDQMKSEVADLKHTGDRWGGSISAALFLREFIGNAKNWIHCDIAGPAMADRSFAWNPKGGTGHGVLTFLELVLAAG from the coding sequence ATGACCGTCAAGTTCACTCTCCGCGCGACCGATCCGACCAAGGAATCCGCCGACGTCCTCGCGCTCTTCGTGTGGTCGCTCGACGGCACGAAGCGGAAGGGCAAGGGTAGCCTCGACGCGGTCGACAAGGCGCTCGGCGGTCAGCTCTCGAAGCTCATCAAGAAAGACGAGTTCAAGGGCAAGCGCGACCAGGTCGTCTCGCTGCCCACGCTCGGTAAGCTGAAGGCCGATCGCGTGATCATCTACGGGTTGGGGGACCCGGAGAAGCTCACGGACGGCGATCTGCGCACCGTGGGGGCGAAGGTCGGCCGCGCGGCCAACGCCGACAAGGCGAAGCGCCTCGTCGTGGCCCTCCCCGACGGCCTCGAGGCGCGCGCACGCTTCGTCGTCGAGGGCATCGAGCTCGGGGCTTACCGGTTCTCGAAGTACCTCACCGGCGACCGCAAGCCGAAGGCCGACCTTGGCCACGTCACGCTGGCGGTGGAGGGCAAGGTCAGCGCGTCCATGAAGGCCTCCGTCGAGCTCGCCCAGCATGTCGCCGCCGGCGTGAACATCGCGCGCGACCTGTCGAACGAGCCGCCGAACGTGATCTACCCCGACTCGCTCGCGGAGTTCGCCGAGAAAATGGCGAAGGGCAGCGGCCTCGCCATCAAGGTCTTCGACTACAAGGAGATCGTGCGCCGCGGCATGAAGCTGCTCCAGGCCGTGGGCCAGGGCAGCGAGCGCAAGCCGTGCCTCGTCCACATGAGCTGGACGCCGGCGAAGCCGAAGAAGCGCATCGTGTTCGTCGGAAAGGGCGTCACCTTCGACTCGGGCGGTCTCAGCATCAAGCCGGGGGCCGGCATGGGCGAGATGAAGCACGACATGTCGGGCGCCGCCAACGTCGTCGGCCTCATGCACATCATCGCGGCGCTGAAGCCCGATGTCGAAGTGCATGGCATCTTCGCGGCGGCCGAGAACATGCCCGACGGCGCGGCCTACCGACCGGGTGACATCTTCAGCTCCCTCGACGGCAAGTCGGTCGAGATCGTCAACACCGACGCGGAGGGCCGCCTCGTCCTGGCGGACGCCATGGCGTACGCGCGTGAGCTCGAGCCCGATCTCTTCGTCGACAACGCGACGCTGACCGGCGCCTGCGTGGTGGCCCTCGGCAACACGTGCTCCGGGTGGTACGCCGCCACCGAGGAGGCGGCCACCGCGTTCCAAGCGGCGGTGAAGGTCTCCGGCGAGAACATGTGGCGCATGCCACTGCTGGAAGAGCTCCGCGACCAAATGAAGAGCGAAGTCGCGGACTTGAAGCACACTGGCGACCGCTGGGGCGGCTCCATCTCCGCCGCGCTGTTCCTCCGCGAGTTCATCGGAAACGCGAAGAACTGGATCCACTGCGACATCGCGGGCCCCGCCATGGCGGACCGCTCGTTCGCGTGGAACCCCAAGGGTGGCACCGGGCACGGCGTGCTCACGTTCCTCGAGCTCGTCCTCGCCGCGGGCTGA
- a CDS encoding transglutaminase domain-containing protein, which produces MAARVLVALLCAGASAHAAGPVLHERIPPDPREDVALAVSLDGELPAAIKTRSGLVSAPDPVAPDDTKRPPYAPSRGAGGAPDATFTADRDTRKPDTLPYDEPFRPSTAPFKRLAAYDAVDDDFMLFVRSPRLTQVSLHSGPVIEAVEETFYADLVIDLAPGDRSRIPTVGPGTRIVKARAGVGSQDVPFRVVHDGADNWFVEGDTPTRARLVMQLAAPRAAFGGVFGETTWDHLPKVPPLPPRVAAAHEPVARSLGLSRGLPPHENVARMVAYFRSFEDSSESPPQVRDIYTDLVLSKKGVCRHRAFGFLITSLGLGIPTRMIANEAHAWVEVHDGQRFVRVDLGGAGNMLREPLSTNVPFEPPPDPFSWPVGASRGDDLGGRAAAPGSPRAQDPDAGAGGALATPSSSASGASSNGNANDPSASGSGNASGSASRDDDARSPLAHRPRAAVALHIAVSSVSRGGRLEASGTVTADGEPCPRAPLELVLREKGGHETTLGALVTDAEGRYSGGVSLPRSLRVGDHDVFARTAGDARCGGGASK; this is translated from the coding sequence GTGGCCGCGCGTGTTCTCGTCGCGCTGCTGTGCGCGGGGGCGTCCGCGCACGCGGCGGGGCCCGTCCTGCACGAGCGGATTCCGCCCGATCCGCGCGAAGACGTGGCGCTCGCGGTCAGCCTCGACGGTGAGCTGCCCGCCGCGATCAAGACGCGGAGCGGGCTCGTCAGCGCGCCCGATCCGGTCGCCCCAGACGACACGAAGCGCCCCCCCTACGCGCCCAGCCGAGGCGCTGGCGGCGCCCCCGACGCGACGTTCACGGCCGATCGCGACACACGCAAGCCAGACACCCTGCCATACGACGAGCCGTTTCGGCCCTCGACCGCGCCGTTCAAGCGCCTCGCGGCCTACGACGCGGTCGACGACGACTTCATGCTCTTCGTGCGGAGCCCGAGGCTGACGCAGGTGTCGCTGCACAGCGGGCCGGTGATCGAGGCGGTCGAGGAGACCTTCTACGCCGACCTCGTGATCGATCTCGCGCCGGGTGACCGCTCTCGCATTCCGACGGTGGGCCCCGGCACGCGCATCGTGAAGGCGCGCGCGGGCGTGGGGAGCCAAGACGTCCCGTTTCGCGTCGTCCACGACGGCGCTGACAACTGGTTCGTGGAGGGCGACACCCCCACGCGAGCGCGCCTCGTGATGCAGCTCGCGGCGCCGCGCGCGGCGTTCGGCGGCGTGTTCGGCGAGACCACGTGGGACCACCTGCCCAAGGTCCCGCCGCTCCCACCGCGCGTAGCCGCCGCACACGAGCCGGTCGCGCGGTCCCTCGGGCTCAGCCGTGGCCTCCCACCGCACGAGAACGTGGCGCGCATGGTCGCGTACTTCCGCTCCTTCGAGGACTCGTCGGAGAGCCCGCCGCAGGTACGTGATATCTACACAGATCTCGTGCTCTCGAAGAAGGGCGTGTGCCGCCACAGAGCCTTCGGGTTCCTCATCACCTCGCTCGGCCTCGGCATTCCCACGCGCATGATCGCCAACGAGGCCCACGCCTGGGTGGAGGTCCACGACGGACAGCGCTTCGTGCGCGTCGATCTCGGCGGAGCGGGCAACATGTTGAGGGAGCCGCTGTCGACGAACGTGCCGTTCGAGCCGCCCCCTGATCCGTTCTCGTGGCCGGTGGGGGCCTCGCGGGGCGACGATCTTGGCGGGCGGGCCGCGGCGCCCGGCTCCCCTCGCGCTCAGGACCCCGACGCGGGGGCGGGCGGCGCGCTCGCCACGCCGAGCTCGAGCGCGAGCGGCGCGAGTTCGAACGGAAACGCGAACGACCCAAGCGCGAGCGGGAGCGGAAACGCGAGCGGAAGCGCGAGCCGGGACGACGACGCGCGCTCGCCCCTCGCCCATCGGCCGCGAGCGGCTGTCGCGCTGCACATCGCGGTGAGCTCGGTCTCGCGCGGAGGCCGGCTCGAGGCGTCCGGCACGGTCACCGCCGACGGCGAGCCCTGCCCCCGCGCGCCGCTCGAGCTCGTGCTGCGCGAGAAGGGCGGGCACGAGACCACGCTCGGCGCGCTGGTCACCGACGCCGAGGGGCGCTATTCGGGCGGCGTGTCTCTTCCCCGTTCGCTGCGCGTCGGCGACCACGACGTGTTCGCGCGGACCGCCGGCGACGCGCGCTGCGGCGGAGGCGCTTCGAAATGA
- a CDS encoding VWA domain-containing protein — MSAAFVPFLYELRARKVKVGPQEAVSLAKAMIFGLHESSLDGFYHVARAICVHRETDLDAFDEAFSAHFKGISAASTTLLKELEDWLSDPVLRKQLSAEELAAIESLDMEALRKQFEERMREQRERHDGGNRWVGTGGTSPFGAHGAHPSGLRVGPAGGGRSAMGVADARRFRGYRSDLVLDVRQIEVALRKLRVFLREGQQDELDIDETVHETARNAGELEIVLRAPRKSHTRVLLLMDVGGSMDPHSEVVSRLFSASKRASNIRSLKTYYFHNCVYGRVFETERFTDPVPVKDVLEQCGPEWKLVLVGDAAMHPTELLGAGDWEYYSRGGVEMLPGVRWLMRLADHFRRAVWLNPDPPTYWRGGTAEQIGKVFSMFQLTLDGLGEAVHHLSRGDSRGK, encoded by the coding sequence ATGAGCGCCGCCTTCGTGCCATTCCTGTACGAGCTCCGCGCCCGGAAGGTGAAGGTCGGTCCGCAGGAGGCGGTGTCGCTCGCGAAGGCGATGATCTTCGGACTCCACGAGAGCTCGCTCGACGGGTTCTACCACGTCGCCCGCGCCATCTGCGTGCACCGGGAGACCGACCTCGACGCCTTCGACGAGGCCTTTTCGGCTCATTTCAAGGGCATTTCCGCCGCCAGCACGACGCTGCTGAAGGAGCTCGAGGACTGGCTCTCCGATCCGGTGCTCCGCAAGCAGCTCTCCGCCGAAGAGCTCGCCGCGATCGAGTCGCTCGACATGGAGGCGCTCCGCAAGCAGTTCGAGGAGCGCATGCGTGAGCAGCGCGAGCGGCACGACGGTGGCAACCGCTGGGTGGGCACGGGAGGCACGAGCCCGTTCGGAGCCCACGGCGCGCACCCCTCCGGGCTGCGGGTGGGGCCGGCCGGCGGCGGGCGGAGCGCGATGGGCGTCGCCGACGCGCGGCGCTTCCGCGGCTACCGCTCCGATCTCGTGCTCGACGTCCGCCAGATCGAGGTCGCGCTGCGCAAGCTGCGCGTGTTTCTTCGCGAGGGCCAGCAAGACGAGCTCGACATCGACGAGACCGTGCACGAGACGGCGCGCAACGCCGGCGAGCTCGAGATCGTGCTGCGGGCCCCGCGCAAGTCGCACACACGCGTGCTCCTGCTCATGGACGTCGGCGGGTCGATGGATCCCCACTCCGAGGTGGTCTCGCGCCTGTTCTCCGCCTCGAAGCGCGCCTCGAACATCCGCAGCTTGAAGACCTACTACTTCCACAACTGCGTCTACGGCCGGGTCTTCGAGACCGAGCGGTTCACCGACCCCGTGCCCGTAAAGGACGTGCTCGAGCAGTGCGGCCCCGAGTGGAAGCTCGTGCTCGTGGGAGACGCGGCCATGCACCCGACCGAGCTGCTCGGCGCGGGCGACTGGGAGTATTACTCGCGCGGAGGCGTGGAGATGCTCCCGGGCGTGCGCTGGCTCATGCGCCTCGCCGACCACTTTCGACGCGCCGTCTGGCTGAACCCCGACCCGCCCACGTACTGGCGCGGCGGCACCGCGGAGCAGATCGGGAAGGTGTTCTCGATGTTCCAGCTCACGCTGGACGGCCTCGGCGAGGCCGTGCACCACCTGTCGCGCGGGGACTCGCGCGGCAAGTAG
- a CDS encoding S9 family peptidase, translated as MRPSRASSPLVALVVSVAACEAGAPPHTPTSVARSAPAPSTPPAPREIAATGSPDPSLPRRGLFFAPPERSAVKLSPDGAWVSFIARVEGVHNVFVAPALEPSRAVAVTHETRAVRSYAWAFTSKHVLFRRDEGGDENFHVHSVDVATREDKDLTPFARIQARIEGRSRLRPAEVVLGLNDRAPRFHDLYAVNVVTGARRLLVKNEAEMSSFVLDANLRPRVATRNLPDGSSELYAATRGGKLAPLGKVPADDALTTTVLGVDAAGQRLFLTDSRARDTASLVSIDLAGGQASVLVDDGQADVEGATLDPLTQAPQAVQATYDKVRWHLVGDALAPDLEALRELAHGDGFDIITRSLDDTRWLVAVHAADAPTRYYRYDRPRLGSRRVESKRSITLLFSASTALEALPLEPMHARVLRSRDGLPLVSYLTLPRGADPDHDGRPTAPLPMVLVVHAGPWARDSWGLVPEAQWLASRGYAVLAVNFRGSTGFGKGFVSAADREWGAKMNADLVDAVAWAEAEGIAVKGKTALVGGAYGGYATLAALALTPAAFACGVDIAGSPSLESLLGSIPPTWIDELEQMRRRVGDPRTTEGRELLAARSPITHAAKIQRPLLVGHGARDRVVPQADVDRLVATAKAAGAKITYAVYPDEGHGLARPENQTSFNALTEAFLARCLGGKYEPIGHDLVGSSVDVREGKEHVAGLADAPPGPR; from the coding sequence ATGAGACCGTCACGCGCCTCGTCGCCCCTCGTCGCGCTCGTCGTCTCCGTGGCCGCGTGCGAGGCGGGCGCCCCGCCGCACACGCCGACGAGCGTCGCGCGCAGCGCCCCCGCCCCGTCGACGCCGCCCGCCCCGCGCGAGATCGCCGCGACCGGCTCGCCCGATCCATCTCTGCCCCGCCGCGGCCTCTTCTTCGCCCCGCCCGAGCGGAGCGCCGTGAAGCTCAGCCCCGACGGGGCCTGGGTCTCGTTCATTGCGCGAGTGGAGGGCGTGCACAACGTGTTCGTCGCGCCTGCGCTCGAACCGTCGCGCGCCGTCGCGGTGACCCACGAGACCCGCGCCGTCCGGAGCTATGCCTGGGCCTTTACGAGCAAGCACGTGCTCTTTCGCCGCGACGAGGGCGGCGACGAGAACTTCCACGTTCACTCGGTGGACGTCGCGACCCGCGAAGACAAGGACCTCACGCCGTTCGCGCGCATACAGGCGCGCATCGAGGGTCGTAGCCGCCTCCGCCCCGCGGAGGTGGTGCTCGGCCTGAACGACCGCGCGCCCCGCTTTCATGACCTCTATGCGGTGAACGTCGTGACGGGCGCCCGCCGGCTCCTCGTCAAGAACGAGGCGGAGATGTCGAGCTTCGTGCTCGACGCGAACCTGCGCCCGCGTGTGGCCACGAGGAACCTCCCCGACGGGAGCTCCGAGCTCTACGCGGCCACCCGCGGGGGCAAGCTCGCGCCGCTCGGGAAGGTGCCCGCGGACGACGCCCTCACCACCACGGTGCTCGGCGTGGACGCCGCCGGCCAGCGGCTCTTTCTCACCGACAGCCGCGCGCGAGACACCGCCTCGCTGGTCTCGATCGACCTCGCCGGCGGCCAGGCCAGCGTCCTCGTCGACGACGGGCAAGCCGACGTGGAGGGCGCCACCCTCGACCCGCTCACGCAGGCGCCGCAGGCCGTGCAGGCGACCTACGACAAGGTGCGCTGGCACCTCGTCGGCGACGCGCTCGCGCCCGATCTCGAGGCGCTCCGCGAGCTCGCTCACGGCGACGGCTTCGACATCATCACGCGCAGCCTCGACGACACCCGCTGGCTCGTCGCCGTGCACGCCGCCGACGCGCCCACGCGCTACTACCGGTACGACAGGCCGCGGCTTGGGTCTCGCCGGGTTGAGTCTAAGCGCTCGATAACGCTATTGTTCTCTGCCTCGACTGCGCTCGAGGCGCTGCCACTGGAGCCGATGCACGCGCGGGTCCTCCGCTCGCGGGATGGGCTCCCCCTCGTGAGCTATCTCACGCTGCCGCGCGGCGCCGATCCCGATCACGACGGCCGCCCCACGGCGCCGCTCCCGATGGTGCTCGTCGTGCACGCAGGCCCCTGGGCTCGCGACTCGTGGGGGCTCGTGCCCGAGGCGCAGTGGCTCGCGAGCCGCGGCTACGCGGTGCTCGCCGTGAATTTTCGCGGCTCCACGGGCTTCGGCAAGGGGTTCGTCAGCGCGGCCGACCGCGAGTGGGGCGCGAAGATGAACGCCGACCTCGTCGACGCGGTCGCGTGGGCCGAGGCGGAGGGCATCGCCGTCAAGGGGAAGACCGCGCTGGTCGGCGGCGCGTACGGTGGCTACGCCACGCTGGCCGCGCTCGCGCTCACTCCGGCCGCGTTCGCGTGTGGGGTCGACATCGCGGGCTCCCCGAGCCTCGAGAGCTTGCTCGGCTCCATCCCGCCGACCTGGATCGACGAGCTCGAGCAGATGCGCCGGCGTGTCGGCGACCCGCGCACCACCGAGGGGCGTGAGCTGCTCGCCGCGCGCTCTCCCATCACGCACGCGGCGAAGATCCAGCGGCCGCTGCTGGTAGGTCACGGCGCGCGCGACAGGGTCGTTCCACAGGCCGACGTCGATCGGCTGGTCGCCACGGCGAAGGCCGCGGGCGCCAAGATCACCTACGCGGTGTATCCCGACGAAGGGCACGGCCTCGCCCGACCGGAGAACCAAACGTCGTTCAACGCGCTCACCGAGGCGTTCCTCGCGCGGTGCCTCGGCGGCAAGTACGAGCCGATTGGCCACGATCTCGTCGGCTCGTCGGTCGACGTGAGGGAGGGCAAGGAGCACGTGGCCGGCCTCGCCGACGCCCCGCCTGGGCCGCGGTAA